A window from Photobacterium atrarenae encodes these proteins:
- a CDS encoding condensation domain-containing protein has translation MSENTLNWMPLTLPQLDFWEEFACHPDEPLSTVAHYIDIRGAIDEQALSQAVEQAVRETDVLSLRFRLREDGHTPEQARDPQRLPQLQLIDLQSSANPEQEAKALMQADVDAPLNLLNQPLSAQWLIKLDATRYLWYIRAHHIVMDGFGMTLLEQRCATLYSHFLGKGEAGAPFNAFASFLDEEQSYRSSRRFEQDKAFWQDYLASSSDLTVLNKEDDYGDETLHFSCELSPALSGQLKAVAGELKMGWPDLLVNLSGLYLFRFLGQPGDQPRTAIPLWVPFMSRWGSVGAYMPALLVNILPLHVTVNPDDTLAQYLTTSGKSLRQLYSRGRYRIEQIAADQGLTANSRYFFSPFVNVLPFDPPEFEGCEVKHQVITSGPADGFNITFRGRTNADALTLSLDADPLAHPREEFEQHQRRLLQFLEAVLTPGSLQLPINALYQRFERDSASTS, from the coding sequence ATGTCGGAAAACACCCTGAACTGGATGCCACTTACCCTGCCACAACTGGACTTCTGGGAAGAATTTGCCTGTCATCCGGATGAACCCCTGTCCACCGTTGCCCATTACATCGACATCCGCGGTGCCATTGATGAGCAGGCCCTCAGCCAGGCGGTTGAGCAAGCCGTGCGGGAAACCGATGTTCTGTCGCTGCGTTTTCGCCTCCGTGAAGACGGCCACACGCCGGAGCAAGCGCGGGATCCGCAGCGGCTGCCGCAACTCCAGCTGATTGATCTGCAAAGCAGCGCGAACCCGGAGCAGGAAGCCAAAGCCCTGATGCAGGCCGATGTCGACGCCCCATTGAATCTGCTCAACCAGCCCCTTTCCGCGCAATGGCTGATCAAACTCGATGCAACTCGCTACCTCTGGTATATCCGGGCTCACCATATCGTGATGGACGGCTTCGGCATGACACTGCTGGAGCAGCGCTGTGCCACCCTGTATTCCCACTTCCTGGGCAAAGGGGAAGCTGGCGCGCCGTTCAACGCCTTCGCCAGTTTCCTTGACGAAGAACAGAGCTATCGTAGCAGCCGCCGTTTCGAGCAGGATAAAGCCTTCTGGCAGGACTACCTGGCGAGCAGCAGCGATCTGACGGTGCTGAATAAAGAGGATGATTACGGCGACGAAACGCTGCATTTCAGTTGCGAACTCTCCCCGGCCCTGAGCGGGCAGCTCAAGGCAGTGGCAGGCGAATTGAAAATGGGCTGGCCGGATCTGCTGGTCAACCTTTCCGGCCTGTACCTGTTCCGTTTCCTGGGCCAGCCAGGCGACCAACCGCGTACCGCGATACCACTGTGGGTCCCGTTCATGAGCCGCTGGGGCAGCGTCGGTGCCTACATGCCGGCTTTGCTGGTCAACATTCTACCGCTCCATGTCACCGTCAACCCGGATGACACCCTGGCCCAGTACCTGACCACCAGCGGCAAATCGCTGCGTCAGCTCTACAGCCGTGGACGTTACCGGATCGAGCAGATTGCCGCCGATCAGGGACTGACCGCCAACAGCCGTTATTTCTTCTCACCGTTTGTCAATGTACTACCGTTCGATCCACCGGAATTTGAAGGGTGTGAAGTCAAACACCAGGTGATCACCAGCGGTCCGGCGGATGGCTTCAATATTACCTTCCGGGGCCGGACCAACGCCGATGCACTTACCCTGAGTCTGGATGCCGATCCCCTGGCACACCCACGGGAAGAGTTTGAGCAGCACCAGCGCCGTCTGCTGCAGTTCTTGGAAGCCGTGTTAACACCCGGCAGCCTGCAACTGCCGATCAACGCGCTGTATCAGCGCTTTGAGCGCGATAGTGCATCAACATCATAA
- a CDS encoding 3-deoxy-7-phosphoheptulonate synthase, which translates to MQMLRKVMRSTAVEPLPYVEDLQGDIALDHSSEQLIAEKRQAISNVLRGDDNRLMLIVGPCSIHDPVAGLEYAARLAELQHDYHDQLLIVMRTYFEKPRTRVGWKGLVVDPDLDGSHNMAKGLRIARQFLRDVIQLELATATEFLDTTVYPYISDLICWGAIGARTTESQIHRQMASGLPCPVGFKNGTDGNVNIAIDAIHAASASHHLCVSGLRNGPQMVMTGGNPDGHVILRGGKTPNYSSEDVVTVTQQLEASQLSPRLVVDCSHGNSLKVALNQLSVADNLARQLIDGEQYIAGVMAESFLVGESQKLGGQPLRFGQSITDACLGWDDTRKLIDTLANAKEIALSRQFSTVA; encoded by the coding sequence ATGCAAATGCTCCGAAAAGTGATGCGCTCAACTGCCGTTGAGCCACTACCGTATGTTGAAGATCTCCAGGGCGATATCGCCCTGGATCACAGCAGCGAACAACTGATCGCCGAGAAAAGACAAGCCATCAGCAACGTCCTGCGTGGCGACGATAACCGCCTGATGCTGATCGTCGGCCCGTGCTCGATCCACGACCCGGTAGCCGGGCTTGAGTATGCAGCCCGGCTGGCCGAGCTTCAGCACGACTATCACGATCAGCTGCTGATCGTTATGCGAACCTATTTTGAAAAACCAAGAACAAGAGTGGGCTGGAAGGGGCTGGTGGTAGATCCGGATCTCGACGGCAGCCATAACATGGCCAAAGGGCTTCGGATCGCCCGCCAGTTTCTGCGTGATGTGATCCAGCTGGAGCTGGCCACCGCAACCGAGTTTCTTGATACCACGGTGTATCCGTATATCAGTGATCTGATTTGCTGGGGCGCCATCGGCGCACGTACCACTGAATCGCAAATTCACCGCCAGATGGCCTCCGGGCTGCCGTGTCCGGTTGGATTTAAAAACGGCACCGACGGCAATGTCAATATTGCCATTGATGCGATCCACGCCGCCAGCGCGTCGCATCATCTGTGTGTCTCCGGGCTGCGCAATGGTCCGCAGATGGTGATGACCGGGGGCAACCCGGACGGGCATGTGATTTTACGCGGCGGTAAAACCCCGAACTACAGCTCTGAGGATGTGGTTACCGTAACCCAACAGCTCGAAGCCAGCCAGCTCTCCCCCCGCCTGGTTGTCGACTGTAGTCACGGCAACAGCCTGAAGGTAGCGTTAAACCAGCTCAGTGTCGCCGACAATCTGGCCCGGCAACTCATTGACGGTGAACAGTATATCGCCGGGGTGATGGCAGAAAGCTTTCTGGTCGGCGAAAGCCAGAAACTCGGCGGGCAACCGCTGCGCTTCGGGCAGTCGATCACCGACGCCTGCCTCGGCTGGGACGATACCCGCAAGCTGATCGATACCCTGGCCAATGCCAAGGAAATCGCGCTGAGCCGGCAGTTTTCAACCGTCGCCTGA
- a CDS encoding 2,3-dihydro-2,3-dihydroxybenzoate dehydrogenase, translated as MKLSLIGQTVLVTGAARGIGLSVTQTLLGAGANVIATDVNLDLLLANTEALQAQHPAQLQCDRLDLKSPQTIPAVIASLNDKYGPITDLASCAGILHLGSLSEMDFTAVQDTFMVNAFGALAVMQALSGSMKQAGRGAMVVVGSNAANTPRPNMGAYPASKAALHMMVKSIGIELAPHGIRCNLVSPGSTRTEMQQQLWTESYGESQVIAGDTAQYRLGIPLQKIAEPEDIANTVLFLLSEAANHITMHDLRVDGGATLDN; from the coding sequence ATGAAGTTGTCACTTATCGGGCAAACGGTATTGGTGACCGGCGCGGCACGGGGCATTGGCCTGAGCGTGACCCAAACGCTGTTGGGAGCCGGGGCGAACGTGATCGCCACGGATGTGAACTTGGACTTATTGCTGGCCAATACAGAGGCACTGCAAGCGCAACACCCGGCACAGCTGCAATGCGATCGGCTGGATCTGAAATCGCCGCAAACCATTCCCGCAGTGATTGCTTCACTCAATGACAAGTATGGCCCCATCACAGATCTGGCCAGTTGCGCCGGGATCCTGCATTTAGGCAGCTTGAGTGAGATGGACTTTACCGCGGTGCAGGATACTTTCATGGTCAATGCATTCGGCGCGCTGGCGGTGATGCAGGCCTTGAGCGGGTCGATGAAACAGGCCGGGCGCGGTGCGATGGTGGTGGTGGGCTCGAATGCTGCCAATACCCCGCGGCCGAATATGGGCGCCTATCCGGCGTCGAAAGCTGCGTTGCATATGATGGTCAAAAGTATCGGGATTGAACTGGCACCGCATGGGATTCGCTGTAATCTCGTCAGCCCGGGCTCGACCCGGACCGAGATGCAGCAGCAGCTCTGGACCGAAAGTTACGGCGAATCGCAGGTGATTGCCGGGGATACGGCGCAGTACCGGCTGGGTATCCCGCTGCAGAAAATTGCCGAGCCGGAAGATATCGCCAATACTGTGCTGTTTTTGCTCTCCGAAGCGGCCAATCATATCACCATGCATGATTTGCGGGTCGACGGCGGGGCGACCCTGGATAATTAA
- a CDS encoding isochorismate synthase has product MQREVIGYSKMAQELIEQQLTTSPFFFASPSNTLFGAGVAQEFHQPIPFADLANQATTMLQAAKKDDADNPLLFGIVPFSDDNPTRFVIPEKLYVSSSTRGNQPRPNMVSQAKLISSPSGQQYRQGVEDLLEMFATTGLSKAVLSRAVEVATHEDIPLQNLLNNLLAINSRGYTFAANTQDGAKLMGASPELLVAKKGSHLISNPLAGSRPRSESEALNEASRLSLLNTQKDLHEHGLVVEEVERVLSRYCHNLYTPMVPSVIETQTMLHLSTVLEGQVSDPHLNVLQIAADLHPTPAVCGYPREDAYQAIRKIEQFDRGYFTGMVGWCDARGNGEWVVTIRCAEVQKRQMKVYAGAGIVNESVPQSELDETGAKMGTILSAAGIQLNDLLTA; this is encoded by the coding sequence ATGCAACGTGAAGTCATCGGCTATTCTAAAATGGCCCAAGAGCTCATCGAGCAGCAGCTGACCACGTCACCTTTCTTTTTTGCTTCACCGTCCAACACCCTGTTCGGCGCTGGTGTGGCACAGGAATTTCACCAGCCAATCCCATTTGCCGACCTGGCGAACCAGGCCACGACAATGCTTCAGGCTGCTAAAAAAGACGATGCCGATAATCCGCTCCTGTTCGGAATAGTCCCGTTCAGTGACGATAACCCGACCCGGTTTGTGATCCCGGAAAAACTGTATGTCTCCAGCAGTACGCGCGGTAACCAGCCCCGCCCGAACATGGTGTCGCAAGCCAAACTGATTTCATCCCCGTCAGGTCAGCAATATCGCCAGGGCGTGGAAGATCTGCTGGAAATGTTTGCAACCACAGGACTGTCGAAAGCAGTGCTCTCTCGCGCCGTGGAAGTGGCGACCCACGAAGATATTCCACTCCAGAATCTGCTCAACAACCTGCTGGCTATCAACAGCCGGGGGTATACGTTTGCTGCCAATACCCAGGACGGCGCCAAACTGATGGGCGCCAGTCCTGAATTGCTGGTGGCCAAAAAAGGCAGCCACCTGATCTCCAACCCGCTGGCCGGCTCACGACCGCGTTCGGAGTCCGAAGCGCTCAACGAGGCATCCCGCCTGTCGTTGCTCAATACCCAGAAAGATCTGCACGAGCATGGCCTGGTGGTCGAAGAAGTCGAGCGTGTCCTGAGTCGCTACTGCCATAACCTCTACACCCCGATGGTGCCGTCGGTGATCGAAACCCAGACCATGCTGCACCTGTCGACGGTGCTGGAAGGCCAGGTGAGCGATCCGCACCTGAACGTGCTGCAAATTGCCGCAGATCTGCACCCGACCCCAGCCGTGTGTGGCTATCCGCGCGAAGATGCCTATCAGGCCATCCGCAAAATTGAACAGTTTGATCGCGGCTACTTCACCGGCATGGTCGGCTGGTGCGATGCCCGCGGTAATGGCGAATGGGTGGTTACCATCCGCTGCGCCGAAGTTCAGAAACGGCAGATGAAAGTCTATGCCGGGGCCGGCATTGTCAACGAGTCTGTACCGCAAAGTGAGCTCGATGAAACCGGCGCCAAAATGGGCACCATCCTCTCCGCCGCCGGAATCCAACTCAACGACTTGCTGACAGCCTAG